One Actinopolymorpha sp. NPDC004070 DNA segment encodes these proteins:
- a CDS encoding acyl-CoA dehydrogenase family protein produces the protein MRAHGYFDADHDAFRESFRTFCAREVVPRQPGWDKAGLVDREVWLAAGRRGFLVPAADEAYGGLGVTDLRYEQVMIEELAAVHESGFGLGLHNGIVAPYFLHAATRSQKRRFLTRAITGEAVLAIAITEPEAGSDAAALRTRAVEDGDHWVLDGAKTFISNGITADIVLVAARTEPDRRHGIGLFVVESGTPGFTRGRKLDKLGLRTQDTAELFFDGCRVPKENVLGHPGEGFVQLTRQFAQERLVVAMSAVAGAEVALRDTIAYVRERQAFGRPLSAFQDTRFRLASLRTEVDVAQAYVDQCVLAANAGALDAPSAAQAKLFATEMLGRVVDDCVQMHGGYGYMWEYPICRAYADARVQRIYAGTSEIMKEIIGRAMLDG, from the coding sequence ATGCGGGCCCACGGCTACTTCGACGCCGACCACGACGCGTTCCGGGAGTCCTTTCGTACGTTCTGTGCCCGGGAGGTCGTGCCCCGCCAGCCCGGCTGGGACAAGGCCGGCCTGGTCGACCGGGAGGTCTGGCTGGCCGCGGGGCGGCGGGGGTTCCTGGTGCCCGCCGCCGACGAGGCGTACGGCGGGCTCGGCGTCACCGACCTGCGCTACGAGCAGGTGATGATCGAGGAGCTCGCCGCGGTGCACGAGTCCGGCTTCGGGCTCGGCCTGCACAACGGCATCGTCGCGCCGTACTTCCTGCACGCCGCCACCCGCAGCCAGAAGCGGAGGTTCCTCACCCGGGCGATCACCGGCGAGGCCGTGCTGGCGATCGCGATCACCGAACCCGAGGCCGGCTCCGACGCCGCCGCGCTGCGCACCCGGGCCGTGGAGGACGGCGACCACTGGGTGCTGGACGGCGCGAAGACGTTCATCTCCAACGGCATCACCGCCGACATCGTCCTCGTCGCCGCGCGCACCGAACCCGACCGCCGGCACGGCATCGGGCTGTTCGTCGTGGAGAGCGGCACGCCCGGGTTCACCCGGGGCCGCAAGCTCGACAAGCTGGGGTTGCGTACGCAGGACACCGCGGAGTTGTTCTTCGACGGCTGCCGGGTGCCGAAGGAGAACGTGCTCGGCCACCCGGGCGAGGGGTTCGTCCAGCTGACCCGGCAGTTCGCCCAGGAACGCCTGGTGGTCGCGATGAGCGCGGTCGCCGGCGCGGAGGTCGCGCTGCGGGACACGATCGCCTACGTGCGGGAACGCCAGGCGTTCGGCCGGCCGCTGTCGGCGTTCCAGGACACGAGGTTCCGGCTCGCGTCGCTGCGGACCGAGGTGGACGTGGCGCAGGCGTACGTCGACCAGTGCGTGCTGGCCGCCAACGCGGGCGCGCTGGACGCGCCGTCGGCGGCGCAGGCGAAGCTGTTCGCGACCGAGATGCTCGGCCGGGTCGTCGACGACTGCGTGCAGATGCACGGCGGGTACGGCTACATGTGGGAGTACCCCATCTGCCGGGCGTACGCCGACGCGCGCGTGCAGCGCATCTACGCCGGCACCTCGGAGATCATGAAGGAGATCATCGGCCGGGCGATGCTCGACGGGTAG